In a genomic window of Curtobacterium flaccumfaciens pv. betae:
- a CDS encoding D-alanine--D-alanine ligase produces the protein MAELTRRHVVVVAGGISHERDVSLRSGRRVADSLTGYGWQVDLRDADAMLLPALAQSRPDVVWPALHGASGEDGALRGILEAVDIPFVGSRSTSARLAWDKPTASALVARAGVRTPRSVTLSHDVFRELGAVGVLEAIATEHPVPLAVKPARGGSAQGVTLVNDVKDLPRAMVTAYTYCDDVVVEQLIRGTEVAVGIIDTGDGPVALSAVEIVPRNGIYGFEARYNAGETTFYTPARLSAEFAGAAAEAAVAAHAALGLRHLSRVDLIIDGAGTPWFLEANVLPGLTETSLLPQALSASGFDLGWTYAELAEQAIRDHRA, from the coding sequence ATGGCCGAGCTCACCCGTCGTCACGTCGTCGTCGTAGCCGGAGGCATCTCGCACGAGCGCGACGTCTCCCTCCGCTCCGGCCGTCGGGTCGCCGACTCACTGACCGGCTACGGCTGGCAGGTCGACCTGCGCGACGCTGACGCGATGCTCCTGCCGGCTCTCGCCCAATCACGCCCGGACGTTGTGTGGCCGGCACTGCACGGCGCCTCCGGTGAGGACGGGGCCCTGCGGGGCATCCTGGAGGCCGTGGACATCCCGTTCGTCGGCTCACGTTCGACGTCGGCCCGGTTGGCATGGGACAAGCCCACAGCGTCAGCGTTGGTCGCCCGCGCCGGCGTCCGCACCCCTCGTTCTGTGACGCTCTCCCACGACGTCTTCCGTGAGCTCGGTGCCGTCGGTGTCCTCGAGGCCATCGCGACGGAGCACCCGGTGCCGCTCGCGGTAAAGCCGGCGCGAGGCGGGAGCGCACAGGGCGTCACCCTGGTCAACGACGTCAAGGACCTGCCCCGGGCCATGGTGACGGCGTACACGTACTGCGACGACGTCGTGGTCGAGCAGCTCATCCGCGGCACCGAGGTCGCCGTGGGGATCATCGACACCGGAGACGGCCCCGTGGCGCTCTCCGCCGTGGAGATCGTGCCGCGGAACGGCATCTACGGGTTCGAGGCTCGCTACAACGCGGGGGAGACGACCTTCTACACGCCCGCGCGACTCTCGGCCGAGTTCGCCGGAGCAGCCGCGGAGGCTGCGGTCGCCGCGCACGCAGCTCTGGGACTCCGCCACCTGTCCCGTGTCGACCTGATCATCGACGGGGCGGGGACGCCCTGGTTCCTCGAGGCCAACGTCCTCCCCGGGCTCACTGAGACGTCACTGCTTCCGCAGGCGCTGTCGGCTTCCGGTTTCGATCTCGGCTGGACCTACGCCGAGCTCGCCGAGCAGGCGATCCGCGACCACCGCGCCTGA
- a CDS encoding ParB/RepB/Spo0J family partition protein, which yields MAPKRTGLGRGIGALIPTATDQQDRPVDVFFPTGGSPASAPTADELVAVPGARLANLNPLDVIPNAQQPRKEFREEELQELVHSIREIGVLQPIVVRPIPGATGTEPQYELIMGERRLRATKELGLSTIPAIVKDTPDDAMLRDALLENLHRAQLNPLEEASAYQQLLADFGITQEQLGQRIGRSRPQITNTIRLLRLPSPVQRRVAAGVLSAGHARAILAAPDAEAMEYLAEKIVNEDLSVRAAEAIAQQLSAKTPPAKPKVEPSKRQAHFNDLAERLGDRLNTRVKIAVGARKSSVTIDFANGDDLNRILGELGVQDLEG from the coding sequence ATGGCACCGAAGCGAACCGGGCTCGGCCGAGGCATCGGCGCCCTGATCCCCACAGCAACCGACCAGCAGGACCGTCCCGTCGACGTGTTCTTCCCGACCGGAGGCTCGCCGGCATCCGCTCCGACGGCAGACGAGCTGGTGGCCGTGCCGGGAGCACGACTTGCAAACCTCAATCCGCTCGACGTGATCCCCAACGCGCAGCAGCCCCGGAAGGAGTTCCGCGAAGAGGAGCTCCAGGAGCTCGTCCACTCGATCCGTGAGATCGGTGTCCTGCAGCCCATCGTCGTCCGGCCGATCCCCGGCGCGACGGGTACCGAGCCGCAGTACGAGCTCATCATGGGTGAGCGTCGTCTGCGTGCTACGAAGGAACTCGGCCTGAGCACGATCCCGGCGATCGTGAAGGACACCCCCGACGACGCGATGCTGCGCGATGCACTGCTGGAGAACCTCCACCGTGCGCAGCTCAACCCCCTCGAGGAGGCATCGGCGTACCAGCAGCTCCTCGCGGACTTCGGGATCACCCAGGAACAGCTCGGACAGCGCATCGGCCGATCGCGCCCGCAGATCACGAACACGATCCGACTCCTGCGGCTCCCCTCCCCCGTGCAGCGTCGAGTGGCTGCAGGCGTGCTCTCCGCCGGACATGCTCGTGCCATCCTCGCCGCCCCGGACGCCGAGGCGATGGAGTACCTGGCCGAGAAGATCGTCAACGAGGACCTGTCCGTCCGTGCTGCTGAGGCGATCGCGCAGCAACTCTCCGCGAAGACGCCGCCGGCGAAGCCGAAGGTCGAGCCGTCCAAGCGCCAGGCACACTTCAACGATCTCGCTGAACGGCTCGGTGATCGCCTGAACACGCGGGTGAAGATCGCGGTCGGTGCTCGCAAGAGTTCGGTCACGATCGACTTCGCGAACGGCGATGACCTCAACCGGATCCTCGGCGAACTCGGAGTGCAGGACCTCGAGGGCTGA
- a CDS encoding ParA family protein codes for MSSSTDYDASTPLAREIADLNRRRRAIATQQFPLPSETRIITVSNQKGGVGKTTTTVNLAAGLAHGGARVLVIDLDPQGNASTALGVDHQAEVASIYDVIVDEAPMADTVQASPESDTLWCVPATIHLAGAEIELVSLVAREQRLRTALDMYLQSLDEPYHYVFIDCPPSLGLLTINAFVAAQEVLIPIQCEYYALEGLSQLLRNIELIERHLNPNLQVSTILLTMYDSRTNLSNQVANDVREHFGDQVLKAMIPRSVRVSEAPSYGQSVVAYDVNSTGSLSYLEAAAEIAARGAKH; via the coding sequence TTGAGTTCATCGACCGACTACGACGCGTCGACACCGCTCGCTCGCGAGATCGCCGACCTGAACCGTCGCCGGCGCGCGATCGCCACGCAGCAGTTCCCGCTGCCTTCCGAGACACGGATCATCACCGTCTCGAACCAGAAGGGTGGCGTCGGCAAGACGACGACGACGGTGAACCTGGCCGCTGGTCTCGCGCATGGCGGCGCTCGGGTGCTGGTGATCGACCTCGACCCGCAGGGCAACGCCTCGACGGCGCTCGGCGTGGACCACCAGGCGGAGGTCGCGAGCATCTACGACGTGATCGTCGATGAGGCACCGATGGCCGACACCGTGCAAGCCTCCCCCGAGTCGGACACGCTCTGGTGTGTGCCGGCCACGATCCACCTTGCGGGCGCCGAGATCGAACTCGTGTCACTGGTGGCCCGTGAGCAGCGCCTCCGGACTGCACTCGACATGTACCTGCAGTCGCTGGATGAGCCCTACCACTACGTCTTCATCGACTGCCCGCCGTCGCTGGGCCTCCTGACGATCAACGCCTTCGTTGCCGCACAAGAGGTACTCATCCCGATCCAGTGCGAGTACTACGCGCTCGAAGGACTGAGCCAGCTGCTTCGGAACATCGAACTGATCGAACGGCACCTCAACCCGAATCTCCAGGTCTCGACGATCCTGCTGACCATGTACGACAGCCGCACGAACCTGTCGAACCAGGTGGCGAATGACGTCCGTGAGCACTTCGGCGACCAGGTGCTCAAGGCCATGATCCCCCGCTCCGTCCGAGTGAGCGAAGCACCGAGCTACGGCCAGAGTGTCGTCGCCTACGACGTGAACTCCACCGGGTCGCTGTCCTACCTGGAAGCGGCCGCCGAGATCGCAGCACGAGGAGCGAAGCACTGA
- the rsmG gene encoding 16S rRNA (guanine(527)-N(7))-methyltransferase RsmG translates to MTDAPVPTEAAPVLEAEPAAAAALFGDQIEGARSFTNELARRGEELGLIGPLELPRLWTRHILNSALLAPLLEARGRVADVGSGAGLPGLVLAIARPDVEFVLIEPMERRTDWLRAESDRLGLQNVTVLRGRAEDVADDVVVDQVTARAVSALSKLIPLTVPLVRSGGQLILMKGARVDEEIEKARKVILRKRLSDVEVLELGEGVVDETTRVFRATVD, encoded by the coding sequence ATGACGGACGCACCCGTCCCGACCGAGGCCGCACCGGTGCTCGAGGCTGAGCCTGCAGCGGCCGCAGCACTCTTCGGTGACCAGATCGAGGGTGCTCGCTCGTTCACGAACGAACTTGCGCGACGGGGTGAGGAGTTGGGCCTGATCGGCCCGCTCGAGCTCCCCCGGTTGTGGACACGACACATCCTCAATTCGGCGTTGCTTGCACCGCTCCTGGAGGCCCGTGGTCGCGTTGCCGACGTCGGCTCCGGGGCAGGGCTGCCGGGTCTCGTGCTCGCGATCGCCCGTCCGGACGTCGAGTTCGTCCTCATCGAGCCGATGGAGCGTCGGACGGATTGGCTTCGTGCCGAGTCCGATCGGCTCGGCCTGCAGAACGTCACGGTGCTCCGCGGGCGTGCTGAGGACGTCGCTGACGATGTCGTCGTCGACCAGGTCACCGCACGGGCCGTGAGTGCCCTGTCAAAGCTCATCCCGCTCACCGTGCCCCTGGTGCGCTCGGGCGGGCAGCTCATCCTGATGAAGGGTGCGCGGGTCGACGAAGAGATCGAGAAGGCCCGAAAGGTCATCCTCCGGAAGCGCCTCTCCGATGTCGAGGTGCTCGAGCTCGGAGAAGGTGTGGTCGACGAGACCACCCGCGTCTTCCGGGCTACAGTTGACTGA
- a CDS encoding protein jag, protein MTEQDTAAAVQATDTETTDTEIEDARDEADIAADYIEELLDICDLDGDIEIEERAGRVYLSVTDDGEALRVLSKPDTVTALQELTRIAVQAETGEFSRLILDVGGSRDARADELQRLVDTAVERIEAGSSSAALPPMSSYERKLVHDLVAEKGFHSESEGEGRDRHTVVTR, encoded by the coding sequence GTGACCGAGCAGGACACCGCAGCCGCCGTCCAGGCGACGGACACCGAGACGACGGACACCGAGATCGAGGACGCCCGCGACGAAGCGGACATCGCGGCTGACTACATCGAGGAGCTCCTCGACATCTGCGACCTCGACGGCGACATCGAGATCGAGGAACGCGCCGGTCGTGTGTACCTGTCGGTCACCGATGACGGCGAGGCACTCCGAGTGCTGTCGAAGCCCGACACCGTGACGGCACTGCAGGAGCTGACCCGGATCGCCGTGCAGGCAGAGACCGGCGAGTTCAGCCGGCTCATCCTCGACGTCGGCGGCTCGCGGGACGCCCGTGCTGACGAGCTGCAGCGGCTCGTGGACACCGCCGTCGAGCGCATCGAAGCCGGTTCGTCGTCGGCTGCACTCCCCCCGATGTCGTCCTACGAGCGCAAGCTCGTGCACGACCTGGTCGCTGAGAAGGGCTTCCACTCGGAGTCCGAGGGTGAGGGTCGGGACCGCCACACGGTCGTCACCCGATGA